One Anas platyrhynchos isolate ZD024472 breed Pekin duck chromosome 2, IASCAAS_PekinDuck_T2T, whole genome shotgun sequence DNA segment encodes these proteins:
- the LOC113842766 gene encoding uncharacterized protein isoform X4 has product MAEGGCEELRQAWGRARTSWFPQGSSSPLGAQWLPPEWVIMSACSPPLLGLGQRVSQVNGSHSKATFYEVKYPAVFIPGLALSYLCFSDNIFASGQNLAALAPQRDPGHFNCTDLRWLLILYYKSSNSFFLAGDKGAVLRIERESCTFPRCHFAVRNSVT; this is encoded by the exons ATGGCGGAGGGGGGTTGTGAGGAGCTGAggcaggcttggggcagagccAGGACCTCCTGGTTTCCTCAAGGCAGCTCCAGCCCGCTGGGAGCTCAGTGGCTGCCCCCAGAGTGGGTGATAATGTCAGCCTGCTCGCCCCCTCTGCTTGGGTTGGGGCAACGAGTCTCTCAGGTGAACGGCAGCCATAGCAAAG CTACTTTTTATGAAGTCAAATATCCTGCTGTTTTCATTCCTGGTCTGGCACTCAGCTACCTGTGCTTCTCAGACAACATTTTTGCCTCCGGACAAAACCTTGCTGCTCTAGCTCCGCAAAGAG ATCCAGGGCATTTCAATTGCACAGATCTGAGATGGCTCCTGATATTATACTACAAAAGCAGCAACAGCTTCTTCCTCGCAGGGGACAAAG GGGCTGTTTTAAGGATAGAGCGTGAAAGTTGCACTTTCCCTAGATGCCATTTTGCAGTGAGGAACAG TGTGACCTGA